A genomic window from Pyricularia oryzae 70-15 chromosome 7, whole genome shotgun sequence includes:
- a CDS encoding serologically defined colon cancer antigen 1, with amino-acid sequence MKQRFSSVDCKAISQELHAQLPGLRLSNIYDLSSKILLLKFAKPDQKAQLIIDSGFRCHLTDFARTTAPAPSPFVARLRKFLKTRRLTSVSQIGTDRIIEFQFSDGQYRLFLEFFAGGNVILTDNELKILAILRNVKEGEGQEPQRIGLSYSLDNRQNYGGVPEFTKQRLRDALTKTAEKAANTSGATRKARKSGADLRRGLASTITELPPIVVDHAFRSSNFDAQAQAADILQNDDTFDALFEALEEARKTLAGITSAAQITGYIVAKTRDGAASVQNEDRVSEGALVKPFVPGSSKDLLYEDFQPFLPKQFSSDPTNVILEFEGFNKTVDEFYSSLEGQKLESRLTEREEAAKKKLDAAREEQAKRIEGLEESQLLNFRKAAAIEANVERVQEAMDAVIGLLENGMDWVDINKLVEREQKRNNPVAAIIELPMDLANNTITLRIGEEEEDDSKDDVDAGYETDSTVSDDDDEADAKSQQPSKRELEVDIKLNLSPWSNAGEYYDQKRSAAEKREKTIAQSSLALKSATQKITRELQKGLKQEKPVIQPIRHQVWFEKYLWFVSSDGYLVLGGRDAQQNEMIYRRHLGRGDVYVHADLKGAPSVIIKNNPRTPEAPIPPSTLSQAGQLTVCASNAWDGKAAMGAYWVNADQVSKAAPTGEFLPAGSFMIKGKKNELPPATLVIGFGLLFRISEESKAKHAKQHRVYDPVETDPASAEASSTKPLEDDMPMQTADQESGSDDEGAEADDDANFTRANPLQSRDGGDGGDSDNEGEDAVVPTDTMARLDVTEGGAETPGSTDDTGAKLNGNGKSESIEEETGEQDSNHTDTATPALSTTGTSTPQQKKGQPKRGQRAKAKKIAQKYKDQTEEDRIAAETLLGATAGRLKREAEAKAKAEEAAALEAARERRREQHRRQQKEAAKHEEARAKQMMGEDDGDILGGSFDFGALETLVGTPLPGDEILEAIPICAPYAAMGKIKYKVKLQPGAQKKGKAIKEILEAWKNVSTKKGVMDEQAADTERMWPCEIALIKSLKPEEAMNCVFAGKVKIMMTGGASGGGGGGGDRGGKGSKKR; translated from the exons ATGAAGCAAAGATTTTCTTCCGTTGATTGCAAG GCCATATCACAAGAGCTACACGCTCAACTTCCCGGTCTGCGACTGAGCAATATTTACGATCTCTCTTCCAAAATCCTCCTGCTCAAATTTGCAAAGCCAGACCAAAAAGCGCAACTGATTATCGACTCGGGCTTTCGTTGCCACTTGACAGACTTTGCGCGGACCACCGCA CCAGCTCCATCCCCCTTCGTCGCCAGGCTAAGGAAGTTTCTCAAGACCCGCCGTCTTACATCCGTTTCCCAGATCGGTACCGATAGAATTATTGAGTTTCAGTTCAGCGACGGTCAATATCGcctatttctggagttctTTGCCGGCGGCAATGTCATACTCACGGATAACGAACTGAAGATCTTAGCCATCCTGCGCAACGTCAAGGAAGGAGAGGGCCAAGAACCCCAGCGCATCGGCCTTAGCTACTCCCTCGACAACAGACAAAACTACGGCGGCGTTCCCGAGTTCACTAAGCAACGTCTCCGTGATGCCCTCACCAAGACGGCCGAGAAGGCAGCTAATACATCCGGTGCCACAAGAAAAGCACGAAAGTCTGGCGCTGACCTGAGGAGGGGTCTTGCGTCTACAATCACAGAGCTTCCGCCAATAGTTGTGGACCATGCCTTCCGGTCCAGCAATTTTGACGCGCAGGCACAAGCCGCCGACATACTACAAAACGATGATACTTTTGACGCCCTGTTCGAAGCGCTTGAGGAGGCGCGGAAGACTTTGGCTGGCATTACGAGCGCTGCTCAGATCACAGGTTACATCGTAGCTAAGACCAGAGACGGGGCCGCCAGTGTTCAAAACGAAGACCGGGTTTCAGAAGGGGCCCTTGTGAAGCCATTTGTTCCTGGATCGAGCAAGGACTTGTTATACGAGGACTTTCAACCGTTTTTGCCCAAACAGTTCTCCAGTGATCCTACCAATGTCATCCTTGAGTTTGAAGGGTTCAACAAGACTGTCGACGAGTTCTATTCATCCCTCGAAGGTCAAAAGCTTGAGTCCAGATTGACAGAAAGGGAAGAAgccgccaagaagaagtTGGATGCCGCGCGAGAGGAGCAGGCAAAGCGTATAGAGGGGCTGGAAGAAAGCCAACTGCTCAATTTCCGCAAGGCTGCAGCAATCGAGGCTAACGTGGAGAGGGTTCAGGAGGCCATGGACGCTGTCATTGGCCTCCTTGAAAATGGTATGGATTGGGTCGACATCAACAAGCTGGTTGAGAGGGAGCAGAAGCGTAACAACCCAGTTGCCGCCATCATCGAGCTACCCATGGACCTTGCCAATAACACTATCACTTTGCGCATCGgtgaagaggaggaggatgattCCAAGGATGATGTCGACGCGGGCTACGAGACGGACTCGACCGTGtctgacgatgacgacgaggccgacgcGAAATCACAACAGCCTTCGAAGCGAGAGCTGGAGGTGGATATCAAACTCAATTTGTCGCCCTGGAGTAACGCGGGAGAGTACTACGACCAAAAGCGCAGTGCAGCTGAAAAACGAGAGAAGACTATTGCGCAATCTTCCCTTGCTCTCAAGAGTGCCACGCAAAAGATCACTCGAGAACTACAGAAAGGGCTGAAACAAGAAAAGCCAGTCATACAGCCAATTCGACACCAGGTGTGGTTCGAGAAGTATCTGTGGTTTGTATCTTCGGATGGATACCTGGTCTTGGGTGGTCGGGATGCTCAGCAAAACGAGATGATTTATCGCCGACACCTCGGTCGCGGTGACGTTTATGTTCATGCAGACTTGAAAGGCGCCCCTAGTGTAATCATCAAGAACAACCCGAGGACTCCCGAGGCTCCCATACCACCATCAACATTATCACAGGCTGGCCAATTAACTGTATGCGCCTCGAATGCATGGGATGGAAAGGCCGCAATGGGGGCGTACTGGGTCAATGCCGATCAAGTCTCTAAAGCTGCCCCAACTGGTGAATTTTTACCCGCGGGCAGTTTCATGATcaagggaaagaaaaacGAGCTGCCTCCGGCCACCCTTGTTATCGGATTCGGCCTTCTCTTCAGGATCAGCGAGGAGAGCAAGGCTAAGCATGCCAAACAGCATCGTGTGTATGATCCAGTCGAAACTGACCCTGCCTCAGCTGAGGCGTCCAGCACGAAGCCTCTCGAGGATGACATGCCAATGCAAACAGCCGACCAAGAGTCAGGAAGTGATGACGAGGGCGCTGAGGCAGACGATGACGCAAACTTTACCAGGGCCAATCCTCTCCAATCTAGAGACGGTGGAGATGGCGGTGATTCTGACAACGAAGGCGAGGACGCCGTAGTACCCACAGATACCATGGCAAGGCTAGATGTCACTGAGGGCGGTGCAGAGACACCCGGATCCACAGATGATACCGGAGCGAAGCTGAACGGCAACGGGAAATCAGAGAGTATTGAGGAAGAAACCGGAGAGCAAGACAGTAATCATACTGACACAGCTACTCCTGCCTTGTCTACCACTGGAACTTCAACTCCTCAGCAAAAGAAAGGCCAACCGAAACGAGGTCAGCGTGCAAAGGCCAAAAAGATAGCACAGAAATACAAAGACCAGACTGAGGAGGATCGCATCGCAGCCGAGACTCTCTTGGGTGCCACTGCAGGCAGGCTGAAGCGTGAGGCtgaggccaaggccaaggcggAAGAGGCAGCGGCTCTGGAGGCTGCAAGAGAACGACGCCGAGAGCAACACAGGCGACAGCAGAAGGAAGCTGCCAAGCACGAAGAGGCACGCGCAAAGCAAATGATGGGCGAAGACGACGGTGATATATTGGGTGGCTCATTTGACTTTGGTGCCTTGGAGACCTTGGTCGGCACCCCGTTGCCTGGCGATGAGATCCTCGAGGCCATCCCCATCTGTGCGCCGTACGCGGCTATGGGCAAGATCAAGTACAAGGTCAAGCTTCAGCCCGGCGcgcagaagaaaggaaag GCTATCAAGGAGATTCTCGAAGCGTGGAAAAATGTATCAACCAAGAAGGGTGTCATGGACGAGCAAGCAGCTGATACTGAGCGCATGTGGCCATGCGAAATAGCTCTCATCAAAAGCCTGAAGCCTGAGGAAGCCATGAACTGCGTTTTTGCTGGCAAGGTCAAGATCATGATGACTGGCGGTGCCAgtggaggtggtggcggcggtggggaTAGGGGCGGAAAGGGATCCAAGAAGCGATAG
- a CDS encoding woronin body major protein, whose translation MDGWQIQLKDINNSTQVNKNPCSLICHANNWPRVPVPFSIFPSSYREADQDKPAAATTTTQHTHEEVEIKIPQKPGREGHYSSSNITVNAADRPVRHEEHRHEEQIRISREEDYRRPGYRHEEHRHEERIYAYPQHRPSPATFQDTRVEIDRTHRPNISAIDNIEREYRARCQPQYKEETNTRTTVDQAEHKHHHHHHHHQHKRPVFRQDVHIEETVEIPRTRKSNNNNNTTTTTKMGYYEDDRETIEISESRVSRGSSRGPRSRGGDYAPNTVSIPCHHIRLGDILLLQGRPCQVIRISTSAATGQHRYLGVDLFTKELREESSSISTPSPSVVVQTMCGPVFKQYRVLDMQAGHIVAMTETGDVKQNLPVSEQSNLYERLQRAFESGRGSVRALVVSDNGRELVCDMAVLHGSRL comes from the exons ATGGATGGGTGGCAGATCCAATTAAAGGACATCAACAACTCCACTCAAGTAAACAAAAACCCCTGCTCTCTCATCTGCCACGCAAACAACTGGC CCAGAGTCCCGGTTCCTTTCAGCATCTTCCCGAGTTCATACCGGGAGGCCGACCAAGACAAGCCGGCTGCGgctaccaccaccacccagcACACCCACGAGGAAGTAGAGATCAAGATCCCCCAGAAGCCCGGACGGGAAGGTCATTACTCTTCGTCAAATATCACTGTCAACGCTGCCGATCGTCCCGTTCGTCACGAGGAGCATCGTCACGAAGAGCAGATCCGTATCAGCCGTGAAGAGGATTACCGCCGTCCCGGTTACCGTCACGAGGAGCACCGCCACGAGGAGCGCATCTACGCATACCCTCAGCACAG ACCCTCCCCTGCTACCTTCCAGGACACTCGCGTCGAGATCGACCGCACCCACCGCCCTAACATCTCTGCCATTGACAACATCGAGCGCGAGTACCGTGCCCGTTGCCAGCCCCAGTACAAAGAGGAGACCAACACCAGGACCACCGTCGACCAAGCCGAGCAcaagcaccaccaccaccaccatcaccaccagcACAAGCGTCCAGTTTTCCGCCAGGACGTTCACATCGAGGAGACCGTAGAGATCCCCCGTACCCGCAAgtccaacaacaacaacaacaccaccaccaccaccaaaatgGGTTACTACGAAGACG ACCGTGAGACCATCGAGATCTCGGAGAGCCGAGTCTCGCGCGGCAGCTCCCGTGGCCCCCGCTCGCGCGGTGGCGACTACGCTCCCAACACTGTCTCTATCCCCTGCCACCACATCCGCCTGGGCGACATTCTCCTGCTCCAGGGCAGGCCTTGCCAGGTCATCCGCATCTCGACCTCGGCTGCCACCGGCCAGCACCGCTACCTTGGTGTCGACCTCTTCACCAAGGAGCTCCGTGAGGAGTCATCCTCCATCTCGACCCCCTCGCCCAGCGTTGTCGTCCAGACCATGTGCGGCCCCGTGTTCAAGCAGTACCGCGTCCTTGACATGCAGGCTGGTCACA TCGTCGCCATGACCGAGACCGGTGATGTCAAGCAGAACCTGCCCGTCAGCGAGCAGTCCAACCTCTACGAGCGCCTCCAGCGCGCTTTCGAGTCTGGCCGTGGCAGCGTCCGTGCCCTCGTCGTCAGCGACAACGGCCGTGAGCTTGTCTGCGACATGGCTGTCCTCCACGGCAGCAGGCTGTAG
- a CDS encoding cysteine proteinase 1, translating to MGVEQSKLPVEQHREKALARRPHHDHDLLNSDDDYVHIDEKQIGGGPQLARDAEDLPISQMADWQSSILADPKNRLALTALSAYQPKELLMNRRLTSNDLHVFNLKVPFEGGPITNQRSSGRCWLFASTNVFRVAIMQKYKLDAFELSQNYLFFWDKLEKSNYFLEQVLDTADMDLDSRLVQTLVQAPLSDGGQWDMVVNLVNKYGLVPQVLYPDTFNATASSTINSIVFSKLREDALILRKMMRSPKTTAEQLSHTKVKMVKDIYTVLTLTLGPPPSATEKFTWTFADKNGKAREVQTTPLEFAKDIYSAEFRVTHSTITNMVSLVNDPRNDYMRLLTVDRLGNVVGGRGITYINVAMEKLKSACVAMLKAGQPVFFGCDVGKFSNTALGVMDLDLIDYELGFNVGVLGMSKADRLRTGESAMTHAMVLTAVHIDEKTGKTVRWRVQNSWGEAAGEKGWFVMKDLWMDEFVYQAVVDVQVLSKEVKDVLKQKPVELPLWDPMGALA from the exons ATGGGTGTTGAACAATCAAAGCTACCTGTCGAGCAGCACCGCGAGAAGGCGCTAGCTCGCCGACCTCACCACGACCACGACCTGCTCAACTCTGACGATGATTACGTACATATTGACGAGAAACAAATAGGCGGCGGCCCTCAGCTCGCCCGAGATGCGGAGGATTTGCCTATTTCCCAGATGGCAGACTGGCAGAGTTCAATTCTTGCTGATCCAAAGAATAG ACTCGCCCTTACTGCACTGTCTGCATACCAGCCTAAGGAGCTGCTGATGAACCGGAGACTCACAAGCAATGACCTCCATGTCTTCAACCTCAAGGTTCCGTTTGAGGGTGGCCCTATAACGAACCAGAGGAGCTCCGGAAGATGTTGGCTCTTTGCATCCACGAACGTCTTCCGTGTGGCAATTATGCAAAAGTACAAGCTTGATGCTTTCGAGTTGTCACAGAACTACCTCTTCTTCTGGGACAAGCTGGAGAAGAGCAACTATTTCCTCGAACAGGTGTTAGATACGGCAGACATGGATCTCGACTCCCGTCTGGTACAAACTCTGGTTCAAGCTCCCCTGAGCGATGGAGGACAGTGGGATATGGTCGTAAACCTGGTGAACAAGTACGGGCTGGTACCTCAGGTTCTTTATCCCGACACCTTCAACGCAACCGCGTCCTCAACGATCAATAGCATTGTATTTAGCAAGCTGCGTGAGGATGCCCTGATCCTCCGCAAGATGATGCGCTCTCCCAAAACGACCGCCGAGCAGCTCTCGCACACCAAGGTCAAGATGGTTAAGGACATTTACACGGTGCTGACACTCACACTCGGCCCTCCACCCTCGGCTACGGAAAAGTTCACGTGGACCTTTGCAGACAAGAACGGCAAGGCCCGCGAGGTTCAGACCACGCCGCTTGAGTTCGCCAAGGACATCTATAGTGCCGAGTTCCGCGTGACGCACTCGACCATCACGAACATGGTGTCGCTGGTGAACGACCCCCGCAACGACTACATGAGGTTGCTGACCGTGGACCGACTCGGCAATGTCGTGGGGGGCCGTGGCATTACTTACATCAACGTAGCCATGGAAAAACTCAAGTCGGCATGCGTAGCCATGCTCAAGGCCGGTCAGCCAGTCTTTTTCGGCTGCGACGTCGGCAAATTCAGCAACACGGCCCTCGGAGTGATGGATCTTGACCTGATCGACTATGAGCTCGGTTTCAACGTTGGGGTGCTCGGAATGTCCAAGGCCGATAGGTTGCGGACGGGCGAGAGCGCAATGACCCACGCAATGGTTCTCACGGCGGTACACATCGATGAAAAGACTGGCAAGACCGTCAGGTGGCGTGTCCAGAACAGCTGGGGCGAGGCCGCCGGTGAAAAGGGTTGGTTTGTTATGAAGGATTTGTGGATGGACGAGTTTGTGTACCAGGCAGTCGTCGATGTCCAAGTCCTCTCGAAGGAGGTCAAGGATGTGCTCAAGCAGAAGCCAGTTGAGCTTCCGCTGTGGGATCCTATGGGAGCACTGGCTTGA